Proteins encoded in a region of the Zerene cesonia ecotype Mississippi unplaced genomic scaffold, Zerene_cesonia_1.1 Zces_u004, whole genome shotgun sequence genome:
- the LOC119838607 gene encoding huntingtin-interacting protein 1 isoform X5, with protein MATPADKRFHQLTLAIQKAINAIETPVKEKHVRSAIIGTFQEQSAITYWMVAIRQPLQDNRIVAWKFCHVTHKLLREGHPACLDDSQRHIGMIENLGKLWMHLREGYGRLIHLYCTLLLSKLKFHARNPRFPGNMQLTVEELDAIAENDVNNYFQLCVELFDYMDDILNLQSAVFDSLGNARANSMTASGQCRLAALIPCAQDSSHIYDCNVRLLFRLHASLPADTLTGHRERFRQQFKKLSSFYKHASSLQYYRNLLTLPVLPSNPPNFLLQSDFGTYVAPVVSIPEPPPDEVDAIGSLIDTSDTISQVSTPPRHDSLETRTSPSPAPDPLLERDRLIDHLQNELKRMRTEVSQIVQERNTMLSSMREHCARVETQLQAARNELEEEKQKADILAIEAPEIKKKLSETEDKAKVTDEKFQKLKGAYTQLREEHIALIRQKAEVDKLTSTLRAAAAQHESAKMMLQQQLNDRVKDVELLQQSASSSEEIEAYKMEISNLRTDLEQSRQKEVELETLRASIESLQIDHKTATTEQEEKISIMASELKEASESLDRLKKEKMESEAELTKVKEELQSIKQKSGEDFKKVVQEKEEAQKQITELTIKYQQEKEAQSRHTNELQTELENLKMKLSDSESSLQKECFDLNELIKTKNIEFEERLKEKDREIKEALEKLTSINVELENCKLLYETTLQNKNSETEALSNELDEVKKTNTELLRNLEFQLESLKAQLIEETSSKVMLQNTLSDEQTEIFNLKKNIEYLEQSKNEEINRLKEELNEVIMMKTQEYSLLAEEKSKLVEENEKLFNELSSEKQVLQQTIDQLHEERDQLNKKLDITQNEKVEIEQSLKQEINNFQIETDKIKLESDKEICILRENHQMSQQDFNKQLAAKDVNIEQLNKEVDNLKSNLTELESIKNDEKASFKRIIDDKDNEIQVRLWCGHFR; from the exons ATGGTGGCTATACGACAGCCCCTTCAAGATAACCGCATAGTCGCGTGGAAGTTCTGCCACGTGACCCACAAGTTGCTCCGCGAGGGACACCCGGCGTGCCTCGACGACTCGCAGCGGCACATTGGAATGATCGAGAACCTGGGGAAGTTGTGG ATGCACCTTCGCGAAGGCTACGGCAGACTGATCCATCTGTACTGCACACTTCTGCTGAGCAAGCTGAAGTTTCACGCGCGCAACCCCCGCTTCCCCGGGAACATGCAGCTCACGGTCGAAGAGTTGGACGCTATAGCTGAAAACGATGTTAATAATTA CTTCCAGTTGTGTGTCGAATTGTTCGACTATATGgatgatattttgaatttacaaTCCGCAG TATTCGACAGTCTCGGCAACGCGAGAGCCAACTCGATGACGGCGAGCGGGCAGTGCCGGCTGGCGGCGCTGATCCCGTGCGCGCAGGACTCGTCGCACATCTACGACTGCAACGTGCGCCTGCTGTTCCGGCTACACGCGTCCCTGCCGGCCGATACGCTCACCGGACATAGGGAGAG GTTCCGGCAACAGTTCAAAAAGCTAAGTTCGTTCTACAAACACGCAAGCAGCCTTCAATACTATAGAAATTTACTCACACTGCCAGTTCTACCGTCGAATCCGCCTAATTTCTTATTACAG AGTGACTTTGGCACCTATGTCGCACCAGTGGTGTCCATTCCTGAGCCGCCGCCTGATGAGGTCGATGCCATTGGGTCGTTGATAGATACTTCCGACACCATCAGCCAg GTATCGACACCGCCGAGGCACGACTCGCTAGAAACGCGCACGTCGCCCTCGCCCGCACCGGACCCGTTGTTAGAGAGAGACCGACTTATTGACCATTTGCAGAATGAGCTCAAGAGAATGCG gACAGAAGTGTCGCAGATTGTACAAGAACGGAACACAATGCTAAGCTCGATGCGGGAACATTGCGCACGAGTTGAAACACAACTGCAAGCGGCTAGG aatGAACTAGAAGAGGAAAAACAAAAGGCTGATATTTTAGCAATTGAAGCTCCAGAAATCAAAA AAAAGCTCAGTGAAACGGAAGATAAAGCGAAAGTGACCGACGAAAAGTTCCAAAAGTTAAAAGGTGCTTACACCCAGCTACGTGAAGAACATATCGCACTTATCAGACAG AAAGCTGAAGTAGACAAGTTAACGTCCACTTTACGTGCCGCCGCGGCGCAACACGAGAGTGCCAAGATGATGCTACAACAGCAATTAAACGATCGAGTGAA GGATGTTGAACTCCTTCAGCAAAGCGCATCGTCCAGTGAAGAAATTGAAGCGtataaaatggaaatatcGAATCTCCGAACAGATTTAGAACAATCTAGACAAAAGGAAGTTGAATTAGAAACTTTACGAGCATCCATCGAATCCTTACAAATCGATCATAAAACTGCAACAACCGAGCAAGAAGAGAAGATATCAATTATGGCGAGTGAACTAAAAGAAGCTTCCGAAAGTCTTGATAGGTTAAAGAAAGAGAAAATGGAAAGCGAAGCAGAATTAACCAAAGTCAAGGAAGAGTTGCAGAGTATTAAGCAAAAGAGCGGAGAAGATTTCAAAAAGGTTGTACAAGAAAAAGAAGAGGCTCAGAAACAAATAACAGAActcacaataaaatatcagcAGGAAAAAGAG GCCCAAAGTCGTCACACTAACGAATTGCAAACtgaattagaaaatttaaaaatgaagctCTCGGACTCAGAATCGTCTCTACAAAAAGAATGTTTTGATCTTaacgaattaataaaaacaaaaaatattgaattcgaAGAGCGCCTGAAGGAAAAAGATCGTGAAATTAAAGAGGCGTTAGAGAAACTCACTTCAATAAACGTTGAACTCGAGAATTGTAAATTACTTTATGAAACAACATTGCAAAACAAAAACTCTGAAACAGAAGCCCTATCAAACGAATTGGatgaagttaaaaaaacaaacacagaaTTATTAAGGAATTTAGAATTTCAGTTGGAATCTTTAAAAGCCCAACTCATAGAAGAAACTTCGAGTAAAGTCATGCTTCAAAATACTCTATCAGATGAACAGACggagatatttaatttaaaaaagaatattgaatatttagaacaatcaaaaaatgaagaaataaatcgGTTGAAAGAAGAACTTAATGAAGTGATAATGATGAAGACACAAGAATATAGTTTATTAGCGGAAGAAAAATCTAAACTTGTTGAAGAAAATGAGAAACTTTTCAATGAATTATCTTCTGAAAAACAG gTTCTCCAACAAACAATAGATCAACTGCATGAGGAAAGGGATCAGCTTAATAAAAAGTTGGATATAACTCAAAATGAGAAAGTTGAAATCGAACAGAGTCTCaaacaagaaattaataactttcaaATAGAGACCGATAAAATTAAACTCGAAAGTGACAAAGAAATTTGCATTTTGAGGGAAAACCATCAAATGTCGCAACAAGATTTCAATAAACAACTTGCAGCAAAAGATGTCAACATTGagcaattaaacaaagaaGTAGATAatcttaaatcaaatttaaccGAGCttgaaagtattaaaaatgatgaaaaggcatcttttaaaagaattattgatGATAAAGATAATGAAATACAGGTTAGGTTATGGTGTGGGCATTTTCGTTAG
- the LOC119838607 gene encoding huntingtin-interacting protein 1 isoform X4, whose amino-acid sequence MASLSLPKVLQLKKNSLDAEREHFEKFQTLAIQKAINAIETPVKEKHVRSAIIGTFQEQSAITYWMVAIRQPLQDNRIVAWKFCHVTHKLLREGHPACLDDSQRHIGMIENLGKLWMHLREGYGRLIHLYCTLLLSKLKFHARNPRFPGNMQLTVEELDAIAENDVNNYFQLCVELFDYMDDILNLQSAVFDSLGNARANSMTASGQCRLAALIPCAQDSSHIYDCNVRLLFRLHASLPADTLTGHRERFRQQFKKLSSFYKHASSLQYYRNLLTLPVLPSNPPNFLLQSDFGTYVAPVVSIPEPPPDEVDAIGSLIDTSDTISQVSTPPRHDSLETRTSPSPAPDPLLERDRLIDHLQNELKRMRTEVSQIVQERNTMLSSMREHCARVETQLQAARNELEEEKQKADILAIEAPEIKKKLSETEDKAKVTDEKFQKLKGAYTQLREEHIALIRQKAEVDKLTSTLRAAAAQHESAKMMLQQQLNDRVKDVELLQQSASSSEEIEAYKMEISNLRTDLEQSRQKEVELETLRASIESLQIDHKTATTEQEEKISIMASELKEASESLDRLKKEKMESEAELTKVKEELQSIKQKSGEDFKKVVQEKEEAQKQITELTIKYQQEKEAQSRHTNELQTELENLKMKLSDSESSLQKECFDLNELIKTKNIEFEERLKEKDREIKEALEKLTSINVELENCKLLYETTLQNKNSETEALSNELDEVKKTNTELLRNLEFQLESLKAQLIEETSSKVMLQNTLSDEQTEIFNLKKNIEYLEQSKNEEINRLKEELNEVIMMKTQEYSLLAEEKSKLVEENEKLFNELSSEKQVLQQTIDQLHEERDQLNKKLDITQNEKVEIEQSLKQEINNFQIETDKIKLESDKEICILRENHQMSQQDFNKQLAAKDVNIEQLNKEVDNLKSNLTELESIKNDEKASFKRIIDDKDNEIQVRLWCGHFR is encoded by the exons ATGGTGGCTATACGACAGCCCCTTCAAGATAACCGCATAGTCGCGTGGAAGTTCTGCCACGTGACCCACAAGTTGCTCCGCGAGGGACACCCGGCGTGCCTCGACGACTCGCAGCGGCACATTGGAATGATCGAGAACCTGGGGAAGTTGTGG ATGCACCTTCGCGAAGGCTACGGCAGACTGATCCATCTGTACTGCACACTTCTGCTGAGCAAGCTGAAGTTTCACGCGCGCAACCCCCGCTTCCCCGGGAACATGCAGCTCACGGTCGAAGAGTTGGACGCTATAGCTGAAAACGATGTTAATAATTA CTTCCAGTTGTGTGTCGAATTGTTCGACTATATGgatgatattttgaatttacaaTCCGCAG TATTCGACAGTCTCGGCAACGCGAGAGCCAACTCGATGACGGCGAGCGGGCAGTGCCGGCTGGCGGCGCTGATCCCGTGCGCGCAGGACTCGTCGCACATCTACGACTGCAACGTGCGCCTGCTGTTCCGGCTACACGCGTCCCTGCCGGCCGATACGCTCACCGGACATAGGGAGAG GTTCCGGCAACAGTTCAAAAAGCTAAGTTCGTTCTACAAACACGCAAGCAGCCTTCAATACTATAGAAATTTACTCACACTGCCAGTTCTACCGTCGAATCCGCCTAATTTCTTATTACAG AGTGACTTTGGCACCTATGTCGCACCAGTGGTGTCCATTCCTGAGCCGCCGCCTGATGAGGTCGATGCCATTGGGTCGTTGATAGATACTTCCGACACCATCAGCCAg GTATCGACACCGCCGAGGCACGACTCGCTAGAAACGCGCACGTCGCCCTCGCCCGCACCGGACCCGTTGTTAGAGAGAGACCGACTTATTGACCATTTGCAGAATGAGCTCAAGAGAATGCG gACAGAAGTGTCGCAGATTGTACAAGAACGGAACACAATGCTAAGCTCGATGCGGGAACATTGCGCACGAGTTGAAACACAACTGCAAGCGGCTAGG aatGAACTAGAAGAGGAAAAACAAAAGGCTGATATTTTAGCAATTGAAGCTCCAGAAATCAAAA AAAAGCTCAGTGAAACGGAAGATAAAGCGAAAGTGACCGACGAAAAGTTCCAAAAGTTAAAAGGTGCTTACACCCAGCTACGTGAAGAACATATCGCACTTATCAGACAG AAAGCTGAAGTAGACAAGTTAACGTCCACTTTACGTGCCGCCGCGGCGCAACACGAGAGTGCCAAGATGATGCTACAACAGCAATTAAACGATCGAGTGAA GGATGTTGAACTCCTTCAGCAAAGCGCATCGTCCAGTGAAGAAATTGAAGCGtataaaatggaaatatcGAATCTCCGAACAGATTTAGAACAATCTAGACAAAAGGAAGTTGAATTAGAAACTTTACGAGCATCCATCGAATCCTTACAAATCGATCATAAAACTGCAACAACCGAGCAAGAAGAGAAGATATCAATTATGGCGAGTGAACTAAAAGAAGCTTCCGAAAGTCTTGATAGGTTAAAGAAAGAGAAAATGGAAAGCGAAGCAGAATTAACCAAAGTCAAGGAAGAGTTGCAGAGTATTAAGCAAAAGAGCGGAGAAGATTTCAAAAAGGTTGTACAAGAAAAAGAAGAGGCTCAGAAACAAATAACAGAActcacaataaaatatcagcAGGAAAAAGAG GCCCAAAGTCGTCACACTAACGAATTGCAAACtgaattagaaaatttaaaaatgaagctCTCGGACTCAGAATCGTCTCTACAAAAAGAATGTTTTGATCTTaacgaattaataaaaacaaaaaatattgaattcgaAGAGCGCCTGAAGGAAAAAGATCGTGAAATTAAAGAGGCGTTAGAGAAACTCACTTCAATAAACGTTGAACTCGAGAATTGTAAATTACTTTATGAAACAACATTGCAAAACAAAAACTCTGAAACAGAAGCCCTATCAAACGAATTGGatgaagttaaaaaaacaaacacagaaTTATTAAGGAATTTAGAATTTCAGTTGGAATCTTTAAAAGCCCAACTCATAGAAGAAACTTCGAGTAAAGTCATGCTTCAAAATACTCTATCAGATGAACAGACggagatatttaatttaaaaaagaatattgaatatttagaacaatcaaaaaatgaagaaataaatcgGTTGAAAGAAGAACTTAATGAAGTGATAATGATGAAGACACAAGAATATAGTTTATTAGCGGAAGAAAAATCTAAACTTGTTGAAGAAAATGAGAAACTTTTCAATGAATTATCTTCTGAAAAACAG gTTCTCCAACAAACAATAGATCAACTGCATGAGGAAAGGGATCAGCTTAATAAAAAGTTGGATATAACTCAAAATGAGAAAGTTGAAATCGAACAGAGTCTCaaacaagaaattaataactttcaaATAGAGACCGATAAAATTAAACTCGAAAGTGACAAAGAAATTTGCATTTTGAGGGAAAACCATCAAATGTCGCAACAAGATTTCAATAAACAACTTGCAGCAAAAGATGTCAACATTGagcaattaaacaaagaaGTAGATAatcttaaatcaaatttaaccGAGCttgaaagtattaaaaatgatgaaaaggcatcttttaaaagaattattgatGATAAAGATAATGAAATACAGGTTAGGTTATGGTGTGGGCATTTTCGTTAG